One Epinephelus lanceolatus isolate andai-2023 chromosome 10, ASM4190304v1, whole genome shotgun sequence genomic region harbors:
- the tmem74 gene encoding transmembrane protein 74, whose translation MASPELLPAEERGKQPDPADVLDRISSALHARKSGGSTGGALPGESGCNPARSCHGRCHSAAPRTAPRKGGAEVKLGHLGEEKVRVCCDEELETSFTYIDENVNLRLASPETSCKSTHRPVRNGEPCSETFPELSFMSEDDLSFGEGPGTSIDYGFISAVTFLVTGISLVIISYAVPRDVVVDRDSVSAREMERLEMESARIGAHLDRCVIAGLCLLTLGGVVLSTLLMISMWKGEMYRRKVIAYSKRSAKLYGSISLKTRSSPSHSSAHLSLEEEIEETLA comes from the coding sequence ATGGCATCTCCGGAGCTGCTTCCTGCAGAAGAGAGAGGCAAACAGCCCGATCCTGCCGACGTCCTTGACCGGATTTCCAGTGCGCTGCATGCCCGCAAGTCGGGCGGATCAACAGGAGGAGCGCTCCCAGGGGAGAGCGGCTGTAACCCGGCCCGCAGTTGCCATGGCCGGTGTCATTCAGCAGCACCAAGGACGGCGCCGCGCAAGGGAGGCGCGGAGGTTAAACTCGGTCACCTCGGCGAGGAGAAAGTCCGGGTTTGTTGCGACGAGGAATTAGAGACATCTTTCACCTATATTGATGAGAATGTTAACCTGCGACTGGCTAGTCCGGAGACTAGTTGTAAAAGTACTCACAGACCCGTGCGCAACGGCGAGCCTTGTTCTGAGACTTTCCCGGAGCTTTCCTTCATGTCCGAGGATGATCTCTCCTTCGGGGAGGGCCCCGGGACTTCTATAGACTACGGGTTTATCAGTGCAGTCACGTTCTTAGTGACCGGGATCTCCTTGGTGATCATCTCCTACGCCGTGCCTCGGGATGTGGTGGTGGACCGTGACAGCGTGTCGGCGAGGGAGATGGAGAGGCTGGAGATGGAGAGCGCCCGGATAGGTGCCCACCTGGATCGGTGCGTCATAGCGGGACTGTGCCTGCTCACGCTGGGCGGCGTGGTGCTCTCCACGCTGCTCATGATCTCGATGTGGAAGGGGGAGATGTACAGGCGAAAGGTCATCGCTTATTCCAAGCGATCAGCCAAACTGTATGGCTCCATCAGCCTGAAAACCAGATCCAGCCCCAGCCACTCTTCTGCGCACTTGTCCCTGGAGGAGGAAATAGAGGAAACTTTGGCTTAA